CTGtctccagtataaggacatttcatttcattctcgcttgcaatccgatctcaataactttcagccATGGTGTTGActtctatacctcgcttgttcgtccgatcttagaatacggctcctgtgtatggtgccctcagtacaaagtacaccaggaccgtatagaatcagtacagaaaaactttgtactctttgctctgcggggccttaactgggatgcgggtgtgacacgtcttactctagtagactgctattagtaaacctcccatccttagttaaccgtagaaaaatgcttggtgtgatttttatgcacaacttgatcagcggtgacatagacagccctgatctgttcaGCCGCAttaacttcacgattcctattagaccgACTAGAAATtgtataccgttgttccttccactttgtagatcgaattattccttgcatgaaccgtttagggtcttatgctcggattataattccctcatATTATAtgcaccactaattctcttcctcttattaaattactaatccttacacacctttctagtaatttttaattgtagtggtatttgtattttgaatgcatgcctaGTTCTCTTAGTAACTTTAGTGCTCATTTTCCTCGAGTATTAGTCTAACagttatctttcctgcatgctcgcgtaacagccttctgctggtttcagacgggccacttgatggtgcagtaattgcatcgcctcttacaagatgcagtcattgcatttCAACGTCCAAGAAGTAGTACGTATTCTATCCAAAATTTAATTGACCGTAGAAATATTGCTAGCTCTGCCATGTACCGCAGCTACCGACGGACTACGAACTACGACTGAATCATGTCTGTATGGCAATTAAAATATTCTTCATTGGTAACAGTAATACTTATTATTTCAGTTTTTCTGCATGCTAAGAGCATATTGTATGATCGTCGTATTGCACCACATTTCAATTGAAGAGAACGAGACCAGTAGTTATGCCTTTGGAAAAAAGCATGCAGTGAGAAATAGAGGTATCTAATGCTCTAGTATGTTTCCTTTTATTGAATTGGGGGCAGCCGAGCTTAAGAGAAACTATAATTACTGTGCAAAAATTCGTCCCTCCCTTCGATAAATCGAAGAAATCGAATCGATTACAATAAAGTGAcccaatttatttttttatttttttggcatCGCAAAGATTTATTTACATAAATATCTACATAATatgcatatatacatataaattgtTTTCGGAAATAGAAACCTTTTTCCACAACGACTTATTATTCGACCGTACCTGCCTGTAGTATTGTATCTATcgaatattaaaaataaattcgattttgattgtttttatgtacatatgtacgcaTATATCCCGAAGGAGCCGAATATTTGTAACAATTACACGAATGCTgattaattgaattttattgTAAATATATTAgacattttaatttttattttttggcaagcgatcaaaattcaattttgtattttattttatttttattgtatatatgtaattacaaacttaaaaaaaaacgagtgggaacgttgtgagttgctgcggagaccgcaactctacatttatacccgatacttagtcagtatggctctcctccggcagacggcgTGAACCTTGAActacaaagagtgcgtgcgagagtgACAGAGTCAGTCAGAACTTGTCGTCGGGCACTgagtagccactgcaaattgttttgttccttttggttaaaataatgatccgatctgatccagattcagcactctgatagatatggtcctctacgattctgcgttttttgttttctggtatctttgaaattgtggatgccacaaatTTTCGCCCATTGTGGAGGCGGTAGTGAGCAatgcgaagttttgaaatattcttgtaacagtgacatatctcAGAAGTCCTGATATAAAATGTCGAATATATATagtttatggggtcggaaacgattccttttggacgttacacacatccattttcaccaaaaatctaatataccccaatatactgacgccaaggagcatcaggacctagcaactgaggaacagcaccccccaataggtctgttaaccactaagagaatccactgggccatagactccttcgcggccataaaagcaccaggactggacgggatatccccagccatgatgcagttgaccaaaAAGGTtgttaccccatggctcttcgcaatatactcagcatgcctaagtacgggctatatccccatccaatggagaacctcgaggtttgtcttcctccctaaggcaggaaagtgcagccacgtgagtcccaaggattacagaccgataagccttacctcctttctactaaaaacactagaaatgctgttggatttacacatcaggaatgaggtagggggactgatgtcaacaaaccaacacgcctacaccaacgggaaatcagtggagacggcactacactcgctagtagccaccatcgagagcgcccttcacaacaaaagtatgctttgggagcatttgtggacatctcaggagcattcaacaacgtggcaacaatcgcaataacaagtcgcctagaagtgaataacatacaccctgcaatcaacgtctggatcaaaaacctcctaagttgtagacgggtgcaatcggagtggggcaccgcttccatggtaaagggggcacacagaggcacacctcaaggtggagtcctatcgccactactgtggaatttggtggtcgacgacctcattaagagatttgaaaggaaggccccaaaaataacagcctatgcagatgacataagcatacttattacgggtgtatgtccatcgaccctcagctccataatggaacgtacactcagggagatacgtgagtgggcggaagaggtaggactcagtatcaacgcggacaagacggacctcatcctctttaccaagaggtacaaggtaccgatatggacccccccgaaaattgaccaaactaagctgactccaaaatcacaggtgaaatacctaggcacagtactggacagcaagctggcatggaggcccaatgtagtggaaagggtgaagaaggctaccattgcgctttatgcatccaagaagatgctcagcagcacatggggcctgtcacctgctctaatgcactggatctacatctcggtggtgcgaccaactctgctgtatggagccttagtgtggtggcaggctattgaaaagaagacatgccataagcttatggaaaagactcagcgacaggctctgctctgtattacaggggcgctgaggtcaaccccaacaaaagcactcgaaactatactcggaatcgaccccctggacattcacgctcgcctgattgcgggaaaggcagcacaacgccttatagcatcaggaaatctatccatacaaggatacgggcacagttcaattggcagggacatgaccagatcaactgattaccccccaaacttgccttgacgtcaagtttttgccatcgggaaggcagcggaggtcgctctcctaacagaacgagcacacgatgcggtcaacctattcgtcggcgataagatccatgcagtcgtccgcggtcagttccagaagtgtcttggcgagcagggaggcattagacatcctaagcacgacaaagacagtgcggatctattgggttcccagccaccagggcatcgaaggaaacgaagcggcggacgtactagctaaggaagaaGCAGGCTACAACACAGACTGATAACAGGTGGAacagtaccaccacctgcaaaacctcgaagataatgtgcaaggaacgcaacgagaaacttagccactacctactgcacctaccacgaaaagactgtagattgctagtgggaATACTTACAGGTCACtttctggctgctgcacatgcggctaagctaggcatcaccaacagagacagttgtaggaaatgtgatgaacctggggctatcgaaaccctggaacatctcatctgctactgtccggctctctcaagggcaaggaggagatacctgggcgccccagtgctggcatcactggaagatgcctccaaaaggacgccacaggaactgctggcctatgctaaaaacacctcgattctcggggactttaCAACCACCTAAACACTCCCACGACGGCCCTTAAAGAATAAAgcggtacatacatatattagaTTCGTATAGAATCTATACTATAGATGTATGTGACAGCCAGAAGGAAACGCTTCCAATCTTATAaattatacatatacatagatTCTTGaccagcatcaatagccgagtcgatatagcCACATTCgtttgtccgtccgtccgtcttaATGAGCGCCTTTGTAAACTTAATGTGTAGAGAGCTAGAATAATGGCCATTAGGTGGAATGATGATAGATTGCAGAAATTAATATCGGCGTTGTGTCTTTTCTCATGACAGGTGCAAGAACAAGCAATACCACAATCCCCTCCACGCATTAAAAAATAATCCGTCCCTTTTGCAAACGGCGATACCAAAAACAGAGACCATGCAGAgcatatttacatacatatttcttcatacatacatacatatgtacatatgtaagaCTTATGGACAGTAATTCCTTAGCAGCCAGCTTTTATAGCCTCACAGTAGCCAGCCTTAATATTCTGATGTGTATGTTTGGTTGTAAATACGTTTGAGATAATAACTTTCTACATCCATCCCTTCCCTTCTGAGAGTTGCAAACATCTGGATAACATAATAATAACCTTGGCAAAGGTGCTCGACTCGATCTTGAAGTTTGGAATTATTATTTGTTACATCTTCAAAACTTGACATTTAAGTATAAAAAAAAGATACACGTCGCATGCTAGGCTAGGCTCCTCCTCTTGCTCACTCTTCGTCCGCATCGTTAGTGTCCGCATCCAAGTCCACCCAGTTGTCGTCGCTGAACTCATCGATGGTGTCGTTGTCATCGGCGACGGCCGCCACGCTAATATCATCATCGGTGGAGCCAGAATTCGTGGTTgctgttgtggctgtggctgccacagATGTGGGTCTGGGCGGACGATCAGCCAGATCCTCCTGAGTAGCCAACGTGGGAGTGGTCGAGCCAGTGGGTGTGCCCGAGGACGGCGTCTCTGTGCACGTGCCAGCTGTATAGCTGGAAGTTGCCGTGCCAGACGTGGACGCGTCGTCCCCGGTGATGGTTTCCACAGAGTGTCTGGGGCGCTGGTTCTTGCATTTGTGCTCAAGGCGCTTCGCGTCGTACTCCTTGAGATCGGACAGTTTAAGTGTTATGCTTTGCAGATCACGTTTCAGCATTGTTAAGCACAAAAAGAGATGATTTGGTTCCGCAAAAATATGTTCGGCCGCGATCGATGCTTTTTTATAAACAGTTATTCGCCGGAGTTGCCAGACCGCTGACGAAGCGATAATAACAGTGGTGGAGGGGGTGGGTGGTAGCACATACTTAATTTTAGTATAAGTCTATATACATACAAAAAGACAGAATGAAATGATAATATGCAGAAGGACTAAGCCTTAGTCTCAGTCCAGTACTCAGACAATATATGTTTCTTAGTTGTGTTTCGGAGATGGTCCGTAACGTTTTGCCTTTCCCAGTTATTCCACCATTCATCTGGGGTGTTCCTAAGCCGCACCTTTCTAAGCGGTATTAGGCAGATAGTTTCAAATGCAACCCTAAAAAGCAATGAATGGCAATAAAAAATAGTTCGCGCCTACACAAATTTCAAATCTTAATTCAAATTTTAAGTAGttgaaaaaagaaaaaaaaaacaacaaatacaaaacaGAATGAGACCAGAAATTGGTGGTAAAAAGTAAACAtaagtatgtatatatttgcTTTTTAATGATTATTATTTTGCAGCCGTTCAATAAACAAACAATACACGCATGGCGAAGTGGACTGCACAGATGGAAAATCTCGCTATAAACATTTGGCATAATATTACTGCGGATTTCCGGGGGTCCCAAAACAAATCCGTTTATGCCGACCAAGACAGATACAAGGTTGTTTAATAAGTTTTGCAATTCGATTAGAAAAACACAATTTTAGAGTTTGAAATAACTTTTGTTATTTAGTATAGTCTTTCTTAACATCAATAAACTTGTTCGAACGAGATTTAAATTTATGAGTTCCATCCCAGAAGTTAGAATAAGGAAGGGCCTCAAAATACGCCTCCACAGCTGTTATAACCTAATAATTTGATAAAAAACGCTTTCCACGCATGCATTTTTTTAGGTTTGGAAACAGTTGGAAGTCGGTAGAAAACAAGTCTCGTGAATACAGTGAAAGCTCGAACAGTTCAAATTTTAATTCATAGATTTTACCCATTGTCAAAATGCTCTTGTGACATGTGTCCTGATTGTCCTGatgaaaaataattttttcttCTGGAAACTGGGTGTTTTCTGAAAAAATTTTTCCTTTAGCTGGTCTAAAAGGATACAGTCATATTCGGAATTTATTGTTTTACTAGTTTGCAAGTAGTCCACAAAAAAACTTCTTTTCGCATCCTAAAAAACTGATACTAACAACTTCTTGGTCGATTTCTGAACACTAACTCTTTCACGAGCCGAAGAACCAGTTTCAAACCACTTTTTAACCTCTTGTTTTCATTCAGAATCATGGTGATAAAGCCAAGTCTCATTCGAAAACGCTTTAAATGTGGCTGAGAAAGTcgtttttttcatttttagcGAATGCGGCACCCATTTTGCACACAGCTTTCTGAAACCCAATACATCAGTCAAAATATTTGTTACACTGACCAATGAGATGCCTAGGGGTTCTACTAAATCTCTTTCAGTCACTCGACGATGTTCCAATACGATatcctattttttttttctataaaTTCGGGTGTTGTGGCTAAACTTCGACGTCCTTCAAGGCTTGTACGACCACGTTTaaattaattgaattaaattaATTGAAGGCGAAGAGTCCTTATATTCTTTTCATATTTAATCATAAATATCCTTTGCTTTTAaaccttaaaaaaaaaaatcaatcaCTGCACAATACTTGATTTTTTACATTGGAAAAAAGTCTCTAACATGTCGATACTAAATGATTtttaataaaagaaaataaacTGACAGATTTAAATAAAACTTATACGTTCATATGAAAGATATACCAACATTACATatcaaaacgagggggaacgttgtgagttgctgcgtacaccgcaactctacagttatacccgatactaagtcagtatggctctcctccggcagacgccgctaatattaaacgacacgacaaagagtgcgtgcgagagagacagaaaatcagtctgagcgtgacgtcgggcgctgcgtagccagtgcaaattgatttgttccttttgggtataaaaattttctgatctgatccagattcagcaatctgatagatatggtcgttatctatgattttgcgtttttagttttctcgaatctgccatattgtggatgcaacagattttcgtcctttgtgtgggcggaagggggtggggcgaaattttgagatatacgttttatagtgggatctaacaggagtgcggatactaaatttggttactctagcgttaatagtctctgagatttgtggatgccccagattttcgtcctttgcgggggcggaagggggtgtggcgaaatttggacacgaaacggtcaaggtccgatatcacaggagtgtggataccaaatttgcttgcactagctcttatgggttctgagatccttgaactcatattttgcaattggcaaaaccgaccatgaaacctgtgtgttagagagagacagagcgaaaagaatgaaattgttttcttgattctggctataataattatacgatctggttcagattttgcactctggAAGATATGAAAATTGCAGCAGCTCTGGTTGGAGGTTGGTTTGGCCTAAGCTTTTCGCAATTTGCTGGAGCATCTCTCGCTTTGTTTCCTGGTGTTCCTCCTGTAATTTCTGCTGCTCCCTCTGGACTTCAAGCAATTTCCGAACAATCTCCAGAAGATTTTTCAGTTTAATCCGTTTTGGTGCAGCGCCTTGGTAGCAGATAGAATATTAAAAAAGCAAATGCATACATACTTATGTTTACGTATTACCACCAATTGCTGGTCTCATTTTGTATTaagattttttgttttttttaacGATTTAAAATTTGAATTACGATTTGAAATATGTGTAGGCGCGAACTATTTTTTATTGCCATTCATTGCTTTTTAGGGCTGCATTTGGAAACCATCGGCTAACTATCGCATAAAAAAGTGCAGCTTAGGAACATTCCAGATGGATGGTTTAATAACTGGAAAATTTTCAGAGCGGCAAAACGGCGAGCGGACCATCCCTGAATAGCCGCCGGATGGTAGCGGCGCGAACGGCTCAAGGTTTGAATTATTTAAGAacaatatttttatttaattttctttAGACTGAAAATTTGATACATCTAAATTAGTGCATGATGGGCAGTGATGAGCGTGAAGcgataaaaaaaatatgtatgcGTGGATGCGCGGACGTGTTCTAAGGAGCCTCCTAGTAGTAGCTGTAGTGGGCATGACCATGGTGGGGATAGAAGCCGTGATGGCCGCCGTAGGGCGCGTATCCAAAGCTGCCGTAAGGACTACCATAGCCATAGGAGTTGTGTGCATAATAGCCATGTCCATAGCCGCCATAGCCACTATAGCCACCATACCCACCATAGCCATGACCATAGCCATCAAAGCCAAAGCTATAGATCCCGCGCTTCTCCGTCTTCTTCTCGGCTATGGCGGCCGTATCCTGCTCGGGGTCCTCAGGAAGAGCAGCGGCGGGCTCGGAAATGGCTGCCCAGCTGACGGCCAGACATATGGCAAAAGCCACAAATACGCACTGCAAGTTTACCGGAGGTTTGGTTTAGGTTAGTCCTTTTCGGCCATGCTGCTGAGGATCTTCGTGCTGTTTCACCCGCTTCCGCTTACCAAGAACTTCATGTTAAGGGACTTTTTGTGTCTAGAATGGAGCCACTGCTGGTTGTCGCGACTGAAGCCGATTGACGTTTGTTCATTGTGGGAGCTTGCCCTGCGCTTTTATAGTCGTCGGCAGGGCATTGCTGCTACAGTTTGATGTTATGCAAAGCTCCAACTacagcagtagcagcatcagagcagcagcagcagtgaaTCGGCAGTGAAGTCAGCGATTGTTAAAGTTAAGGGATTGAATGCATGACGGGTTGACGACTTGAAATCGAATATTGTTTATGCTGAAGCAGCGTGCAACGACCTAAAAGGTTAATTTTCCGCTCATCCCCTCAGATCTGGCAGTGGGCGTTGCAACTGACGTTTTTCCTCCCCACAAACCCCGATATCCGCAAAAGTTATAATCCAAATCCAAGTTCTAGAAGCCACGGCGGCCTATTATGCAATCCAAAAAACTTAATCCCACACTCTGGCAATACGATCCACAGACGACACACTGCCATGCGTGCCACAATCACCTGAGCAACTATCGTATGACACTTTCACCAGCCCTccagatacatacatacatatgtatgtattacaGAGGGGAAATTACATTATCcacatatgtgtgtatgcgAGAGGAGAGGGAGCCGTGTTCCACCTAGAAGCGGGCTGCCAAATCAAAATGCCACAAGCCCCGTGGGAAATGCATTCGAACACACAATATGAATGCGATTAcgtttatatgtatgtatgtacatttgtaCAATTATGAACAATTGCAAGTTTACAGCATTTTGGCATTTTTAATTAAGCTGCCAGTCGTTGAGATCTCTGCGAGATCATttcaaatacaaaacaaaaaaaaccagcaACAAAAATTACTGCTCCCTCTTATCGAAAGAATCCACAGTGCACGACTTATTGACTTACCTGCAGTGGAAAGGCATACTGGGACTGtatttttgtaattttatttttgttgttttaattCTTATGTTAAGTCTATTGTGCCTCTACCTAAGTTGGTGTTATAGCATATGTTAAACCTATTTTCCAGGCCTTTCGTTGCTAAAAAGCAATATTAGTTCTATCGATTAAGAGTTTAATAATAGCAAAACCCAGTGAACATAAGCAAATCATTAAGTCCGTTATGGGTCAGCCTTCGGTTTTCTCTCGTCCATTTCCGATCGTTTTCTCTCAAGCACACATTCCTCTTATAGACCAAATagaatcccaatcccaatagGGTATCGCTAAGCCGAGTCACCGTTTCCAACTCATTTCCGACTGCTTTGGGCCACAATGAAGGACGACCTTGACCGCAGCGCAGCATTAATTGCAAATGCACTTTTTGATTGGCTAACTTGATTGGAGCGGAAGAATGGAGGAGAGGGCGGCGAGACCCCATGAATGAGGCAATGCCGGAGGCAACATTGTTGAATGAAATGAAGCATGGAAAATGCAAACGGTATTTCACAAGCCCCCGCGGGCGACGTCTCGACATCCTCCCAAAAGTGGGTGGCAACACCATTGTTATAGCCATACCCATATCTATTGTTGCTTTTGTATCATTTAATGTTAATACTCGTAAGTACTTGGATTATTCGGCTGCAGTTGCTCGACCCAGCAAGCGCCGACGATGAGGTTAATGCACGCGACGTCTCCGATCCCCGATCGCCACCGACTGCAGACTGCTGACTGCAGATGCGGGCCAAGTTAAGCAAGCGGaagccagcgccagcgccagcccCGACCAGATCCAGTCACGATGCCCCTCAGAGGTAACAACATTTTTGATTGCCAGCTAAACCATAATTCTTGGCCCGGCTTTTAAATAATTCTAGTCTTGCCATTTTCCGAGTGCCGTGGCCACACAAATTGATTGATTCTTCATTGTCGTACTGTTGACTCGTCGCTTGATTTATTATCACGACTGTTATTAGCGCATTGTTGGCCCCGATAGGGACTCCGATTTCTCTGGGACCGCTTTGGTAAGATCCGATCTTCCACAAGCCGATAAAACCTTTTTAAATACCATTCGATTCGTTGAATGGCAATCGAAAAAACCACGCCCCCACCCCCCTTAAGTAATCAGCTGTTCATATtacacaacaaaaacaacacagCTGCAGTAGCCGCGATTCGATTTCCATTTAAGTGGAAAATGCTTACATTTCCTTACAATTTATTACGCTTAACAGACATTAAATAGAATATCAGGAAATATGTGCAATCGCCTAGTACTTCAGCTCTTTGGCCTTGTCGTGGGCGCCTTCGTCAAGGAGTTTCAGCTCCGCCTGCTGCTTCTCTGGGCGAATCACAGTGTAGTAGTGGTAGTAGCGGCTACCTAGCACATAGGTGCCGTAGAGGGTGACTCCGATGCAGGCGTAGACGGCGCCGCGATGCAGTTTGTCCAGCAGGGTGTTGGCATTGATGGGTTTCTTCTGCATGATAATGGATTTTCCCTTTACCGGTCAAACAAAATTCACttgattttttttatattcccTATGTGAGCTAGTGATGGCCGTGTAGCAGTGCGTTTGACACATGTCTCTTCCCACCCCACCACCATCGATTGCGTACTATCGATATGCTCACATGCCATTTCCATGTGAGTTGGCAGCCCTGCATCTTGCAGCATTAATTTCGTACTCTGCACGTGTTTACGTACATGTTCTTGATACTGCGTAAGAAACAGCGTCATTTCGAAGTACACGAAAGAAAAAGGGAAAGGGAAAACACATTCATGGACCACGAATACTCTGGCGTCAGCCCCCTGGGCTCCGCCGTCGACGGCAGCAGCCAGAGCGCCCCCGACGCCGTCATCCTCTGCTGCGAGTGTGCCGTGCCCATTCAACCGAATCCAGCCAACATGTGCGTCACCTGTCTGCGCAACCATGTGGACATAACCGAGAACATACCTAAGCAAGCAGTGCTGCATTTCTGCCGCAACTGCGAGCGCTACCTACAGCCTCCAACCGAGTGGATTCAGGCATCCCTCGAGTCCCGCGAGCTGCTGGCGCTTTGTCTTAAAAAGCTGAAGGGACTTAAAGAGGTGAAGCTAGTAGACGCCGGCTTTATATGGACCGAACAACACTCGAAGCGCATTAAGGTCAAGCTCACGGTGCATGGCGAGATAGTTGGAGGCACTGTTCTCCAGCAGGTCTTCGTCGTGGAGTTCACTGTACAGAATCAGATGTGCACCGACTGTCATCGTACGGAAGCAAAGGACTTCTGGCGGTGTCTGGTGCAAGTGCGCCAGCGCGCTGAGAACAAGAAGACATTCTATTATCTGGAACAGCTGATCCTTAAGCACAAAGCGCATGAGCACACGCTAGGCATTAAGCCAGAGCACGGCGGCCTTGACTTTTACTACGCGAACGAGAACCATGCCCGTCGAATGGTGGACTTTCTACTGACCATGGTGCCCGGCAAAGTCACCACCTCAAAGCGTCTCATCTCGCACGACATCCACagcaacaactacaactacaagtaCTCCTGGTCGGTGGAGCTAGCGCCAGTGTCCAAGGACAGCGCCGTCTGCCTGTCCAAAAAGCTGCGCCACCAGCTGGGCAACCTGTCGCCCATTTGCTTAGTGAACCGCGTCTCCAGCAGCATCCATCTCATAGATCCTTTGACGGCTCAGATAGCCGAGCTAACATCCCAGGTGTATTTCAGGTATGATTGATTATTCTCCAATCCTAAATTGGGCAGACTCATGATCCTTTACGTTTTGCAGAGCTCCCTTCGAG
The Drosophila miranda strain MSH22 chromosome XL, D.miranda_PacBio2.1, whole genome shotgun sequence genome window above contains:
- the LOC108151452 gene encoding keratin-associated protein 19-2; its protein translation is MKFLCVFVAFAICLAVSWAAISEPAAALPEDPEQDTAAIAEKKTEKRGIYSFGFDGYGHGYGGYGGYSGYGGYGHGYYAHNSYGYGSPYGSFGYAPYGGHHGFYPHHGHAHYSYY
- the LOC108155133 gene encoding 60S ribosomal export protein NMD3: MFLILRKKQRHFEVHERKRERENTFMDHEYSGVSPLGSAVDGSSQSAPDAVILCCECAVPIQPNPANMCVTCLRNHVDITENIPKQAVLHFCRNCERYLQPPTEWIQASLESRELLALCLKKLKGLKEVKLVDAGFIWTEQHSKRIKVKLTVHGEIVGGTVLQQVFVVEFTVQNQMCTDCHRTEAKDFWRCLVQVRQRAENKKTFYYLEQLILKHKAHEHTLGIKPEHGGLDFYYANENHARRMVDFLLTMVPGKVTTSKRLISHDIHSNNYNYKYSWSVELAPVSKDSAVCLSKKLRHQLGNLSPICLVNRVSSSIHLIDPLTAQIAELTSQVYFRAPFEAVCNPKQLVEYVVMDIEVIMEKDRKTYPGQGQLSFKHALCDIWVVRSSELGINDNPIHTRSHLGHLLKVGDSVMGYNTGEANINDPEFEKLASDLVPDVVLVRKHYDRQARLNQRVWKIKHLAAEATDERSKHDYHEFLDDLEENVDMRGQVNIYRDTNKTLPIEVQRATGDVPQITLEEMLEDMTLECADDEMGEADNAEDAEPEL
- the LOC108164857 gene encoding uncharacterized protein LOC108164857, with protein sequence MLKRDLQSITLKLSDLKEYDAKRLEHKCKNQRPRHSVETITGDDASTSGTATSSYTAGTCTETPSSGTPTGSTTPTLATQEDLADRPPRPTSVAATATTATTNSGSTDDDISVAAVADDNDTIDEFSDDNWVDLDADTNDADEE
- the LOC108155239 gene encoding uncharacterized protein LOC108155239, translating into MQKKPINANTLLDKLHRGAVYACIGVTLYGTYVLGSRYYHYYTVIRPEKQQAELKLLDEGAHDKAKELKY